One region of Lytechinus pictus isolate F3 Inbred chromosome 8, Lp3.0, whole genome shotgun sequence genomic DNA includes:
- the LOC129266137 gene encoding hormone-sensitive lipase-like: protein MPQPYDQCSMNGGTDSIYLRSWAKDLGVPIVSIDYSLAPEQPFPRAFEECFFAYAWAVKNAPYLGSTGEHICLAGDSSGGNLCTAVAMRAASYGIQVPDGIVTMYTPFVIHHSPSPSRLLCLFDPLLPFGVLMRCLSAYVGLKEEFMSEEKVSTVVDTANDRILGSPKRSSIKSEEGSPVDGEMEKKLEEEEEEENGNSTKVTTPTSKEGINGDIIVPPPTDTVSSFMEEVPPTDIEKLEQVSDAIDNATIGQGDGQTETNGDQSSTEAIAIFDPSHPPNSEDLSISLPADVDAISLDSKPEADRESEDTVPLSPKSREDLHLDLKEEGLVTDEDVQTPTSFVNSPIRVFRDAPIMRNPYVSPLFSDEELLKGLPPVHIIGCALDPLLDDSISFAKKLRGMGKPVFLEIVDHLPHGFLNFSTVGKECKEASMVCVRHIMHVLYGFHDDEFETLSE, encoded by the exons ATGCCACAACCTTATGATCAATGCAGTATGAACGGAGGTACAGATAGC ATTTACCTAAGGTCATGGGCCAAGGATTTGGGTGTACCTATCGTCTCGATAGACTACTCATTGGCTCCTGAACAACCCTTCCCTAGAGCTTTTGAAGAGTGCTTCTTTGCCTACGCATGGGCGGTCAAGAATGCACCGTATCTAG GATCCACAGGAGAGCATATCTGTCTAGCTGGAGACAGTTCTGGAGGTAACCTTTGTACAGCCGTAGCCATGAGAGCAGCATCCTACGGCATCCAGGTCCCTGACGGAATTGTCACCATGTATACACCTTTTGTTATTCATCACTCCCCTTCCCCTTCTAGACTACTGTGCCTTTTTGATCCGCTCTTGCCGTTTGGAGTCTTGATGCGATGTCTCTCCGCCTACGTCGGTCTTAAGGAGGAGTTCATGTCAGAAGAGAAGGTGTCGACCGTGGTTGACACCGCCAATGATCGCATCCTCGGTTCCCCTAAGAGGTCTTCCATCAAGTCAGAAGAAGGTTCACCTGTTGATGGAGAGATGGAGAAGAAActtgaagaggaggaggaagaggagaatgGTAACAGTACTAAAGTGACCACACCAACGTCGAAGGAAGGCATCAACGGTGATATCATCGTTCCACCACCAACGGACACTGTCTCTTCGTTCATGGAGGAAGTCCCTCCAACAGACATTGAGAAGTTAGAGCAAGTCAGTGATGCCATTGACAACGCAACGATAGGTCAAGGTGACGGACAAACGGAAACCAATGGTGACCAGTCCAGCACCGAAGCCATTGCAATCTTTGACCCGTCTCATCCTCCAAACTCGGAGGATCTTTCAATCAGTCTTCCAGCGGACGTCGATGCCATCTCCTTGGACTCCAAACCTGAAGCAGACCGCGAGTCAGAGGACACCGTGCCGTTATCACCAAAGAGCAGAGAAGATCTTCACCTTGATTTGAAGGAGGAAGGACTAGTAACGGATGAAGACGTCCAGACTCCTACATCCTTTGTGAATTCACCCATCAGGGTTTTCAGGGATGCACCTATCATGAGGAATCCTTACGTCTCGCCTCTCTTCTCAGACGAAGAGCTTCTCAAGGGCCTTCCTCCTGTTCATATTATT GGCTGCGCTTTAGACCCATTACTGGATGACTCAATCAGCTTTGCTAAGAAGCTTCGTGGCATGGGTAAGCCCGTCTTCTTGGAGATCGTCGATCACCTTCCCCACGGCTTTCTAAACTTCTCAACGGTCGGCAAGGAATGTAAAGAGGCGTCCATGGTGTGTGTACGCCACATTATGCATGTACTCTATGGTTTCCATGACGATGAGTTTGAAACGCTATCAGAATGA